In Prochlorococcus marinus XMU1404, the following proteins share a genomic window:
- the argJ gene encoding bifunctional glutamate N-acetyltransferase/amino-acid acetyltransferase ArgJ: protein MSQLDSNWSFVDDSKVTPKGFLFAGISAGLKASNKKDLALILAPEGSIFSGMFTQSIVRASCVDICEERIKTTSGFARAILINSGQANACTGNLGIQHFQIATGKIAELLGIKEEEVLMCSTGVIGVPIQINDLVKNLPNLVSDLKGNNFQNAAEAILTTDLTLKKVSIETIIQGRKIKIAGFAKGSGMIYPNMATMLAFLTCDAGIQKEEWDKMIAIAVKKSFNAISVDGETSTNDSFVGINAGEKIEKRFFPIIQQGIDIVCQNLAKNIARDGEGANCLLEVLVQGAKNIDDAIMLAKSICNSALVKTAIHGCDPNWGRIISAAGNSGVKFNLNDVDLFIGNAQILENGKLNKYDPQKVTDYIKSRMKGRYLVDDIVKIMINLNSGESKGTAWGCDLSKKYVEINSEYTT from the coding sequence TTGAGCCAGTTAGATTCCAATTGGTCGTTTGTTGATGACAGTAAGGTTACACCCAAGGGGTTTCTTTTTGCTGGGATATCTGCTGGTTTAAAAGCTTCTAATAAAAAAGATTTAGCACTAATACTCGCTCCAGAAGGAAGTATTTTTAGTGGGATGTTTACCCAATCAATAGTTCGAGCTTCTTGTGTGGATATTTGTGAGGAAAGGATTAAAACAACTTCAGGTTTTGCAAGAGCAATACTAATTAATTCTGGTCAAGCAAATGCATGTACAGGAAATCTTGGCATTCAACATTTTCAAATTGCTACAGGAAAGATTGCGGAACTTTTAGGAATAAAAGAAGAAGAAGTTTTAATGTGTTCAACTGGAGTAATTGGTGTTCCAATACAGATAAATGATTTAGTAAAAAATTTACCGAATTTAGTTAGTGATTTAAAGGGTAATAATTTTCAAAATGCAGCAGAAGCAATTTTAACTACTGATTTGACTTTGAAAAAAGTGTCTATAGAGACGATTATTCAAGGTAGAAAAATAAAAATAGCAGGATTTGCAAAAGGTTCAGGAATGATTTACCCTAACATGGCTACAATGCTTGCTTTTCTAACCTGTGATGCGGGTATTCAAAAAGAAGAATGGGACAAAATGATTGCTATCGCGGTTAAAAAATCTTTTAATGCAATTTCAGTTGATGGAGAGACAAGCACAAATGATTCTTTTGTTGGAATAAATGCAGGAGAGAAAATTGAAAAAAGGTTTTTCCCAATTATCCAACAAGGGATTGATATTGTATGTCAGAACTTGGCAAAAAATATTGCAAGGGATGGAGAGGGAGCAAATTGTTTATTAGAAGTTTTGGTTCAAGGAGCAAAAAATATAGATGATGCAATTATGCTCGCGAAATCTATTTGTAATTCTGCCTTGGTAAAAACTGCGATACATGGTTGTGATCCGAATTGGGGACGAATCATTTCTGCTGCAGGTAATTCTGGAGTTAAATTTAATTTAAATGACGTTGACTTGTTTATAGGAAACGCTCAGATTTTGGAAAACGGCAAGTTAAATAAATATGATCCACAAAAAGTCACAGACTATATTAAGTCCAGAATGAAAGGTAGATATTTAGTTGATGATATTGTAAAAATTATGATTAATCTAAATTCTGGCGAATCGAAAGGCACAGCTTGGGGGTGCGATCTTTCTAAAAAATATGTTGAAATAAATAGCGAATATACTACTTAA
- a CDS encoding ParA family protein has protein sequence MFITVCGQKGGVAKTCTSIHLASVWHSEGKKVCIVDADKNRSALAYASRGKLPFPVFPVSSAAKASRSSEIVITDGQASSDQEELKHLAYGSDLVILPTTAKARSVELTVELANLLGNLKVNHAVVIVKVDLRQQKAAQQAKAALENFGLYVFDTFVPLLSAFDKAEASGNAVFEAVDDLGRSDPRRMTGWSAYCSIASQIPCLISKPSSDTNNLNNQQPISA, from the coding sequence TTGTTCATTACCGTTTGCGGACAAAAAGGTGGGGTAGCTAAGACCTGTACAAGTATTCATCTTGCAAGTGTTTGGCATTCTGAAGGTAAAAAAGTTTGCATAGTTGATGCCGACAAGAATAGATCTGCTTTGGCATACGCATCAAGAGGCAAGCTTCCATTTCCAGTTTTCCCCGTCAGTTCAGCTGCTAAAGCATCAAGATCATCAGAAATTGTAATAACTGATGGCCAGGCTAGCAGTGATCAAGAAGAACTTAAACACTTAGCGTATGGTTCAGATTTAGTTATCTTACCTACAACTGCAAAAGCAAGATCAGTAGAATTAACTGTTGAACTAGCTAATTTATTAGGCAACTTAAAAGTTAACCATGCTGTAGTAATAGTAAAAGTTGATCTTAGACAGCAAAAAGCAGCACAACAAGCCAAAGCAGCTCTAGAAAATTTTGGTTTATATGTTTTTGATACATTTGTACCTTTACTTTCAGCATTTGATAAAGCAGAAGCCTCGGGCAATGCTGTATTTGAAGCTGTAGACGATTTAGGTAGATCAGACCCTCGTCGAATGACGGGCTGGTCTGCTTATTGTTCAATTGCCTCACAAATTCCATGCCTGATTTCGAAGCCCTCATCCGACACCAACAACTTAAACAACCAACAACCAATCAGCGCTTAA
- a CDS encoding aldo/keto reductase — protein sequence MKKRIGLGTWSWGNKLFWNYQSTNDDDLRETYNEALRRGFDLIDTADSYGTGNLQGRSELLIGKFLLNTPSAKKKRIQVATKLAPYPWRIGNRGFNKPFLKSLERLNNKLDIVQLHWSTAKYNPWQELGLLNNLCDLKDEGFDFQIGLSNIGPKRLIKLINFLAKRDQSLKSVQIQFSLLAPDLGKQYQVKKICDENNIDFFAYSPLSFGILCIDPDKEQNKEKSFIRNALFENYKKPTYELRRCLKRIANQRSVSQAQVAINWCCYQGAIPLVGMRKKSQVIDVSNVFKWNLNKSEFKVLQEFSKKCLKKMPKNPFSSI from the coding sequence GTGAAGAAAAGAATTGGATTAGGTACGTGGTCTTGGGGGAATAAGCTTTTCTGGAATTACCAATCTACAAATGACGATGATTTACGTGAGACATATAATGAAGCGTTACGAAGAGGTTTCGATCTAATTGATACTGCAGATTCTTACGGTACTGGGAATCTTCAGGGTAGAAGTGAATTGTTGATAGGAAAATTTTTACTAAATACTCCTTCAGCAAAGAAAAAAAGAATTCAAGTAGCAACCAAACTTGCACCTTATCCCTGGAGAATAGGCAACAGAGGTTTTAATAAACCTTTTTTGAAAAGTTTAGAAAGACTTAATAATAAATTAGATATAGTGCAATTACATTGGTCAACTGCAAAATACAATCCTTGGCAGGAATTAGGGCTCTTGAATAATCTTTGCGATTTAAAAGATGAAGGCTTTGATTTTCAAATAGGCTTATCAAATATAGGCCCTAAAAGATTGATAAAATTAATTAATTTCTTAGCAAAAAGAGATCAGAGCCTAAAGAGTGTTCAAATACAGTTTTCTTTGCTTGCTCCCGATTTAGGAAAACAATATCAGGTAAAAAAAATTTGCGATGAAAATAATATTGATTTCTTTGCTTATAGTCCTTTGTCCTTTGGAATACTTTGTATTGATCCAGATAAAGAACAGAACAAAGAAAAAAGTTTTATTCGCAATGCATTATTTGAAAACTATAAAAAACCAACATATGAATTGCGAAGGTGTTTAAAAAGAATTGCAAATCAAAGATCAGTTTCCCAAGCGCAAGTAGCAATTAATTGGTGTTGTTATCAAGGAGCTATTCCGCTCGTTGGAATGCGAAAAAAATCTCAAGTTATAGATGTATCGAATGTATTCAAGTGGAATTTAAATAAAAGTGAATTTAAAGTACTTCAGGAATTTTCAAAAAAATGTTTAAAAAAAATGCCTAAAAATCCTTTTTCAAGTATTTAG
- a CDS encoding THUMP domain-containing class I SAM-dependent RNA methyltransferase: protein MNVVASAPEGLEKSLAEEISNLGGFNINTYKRFINFECDFETFYRVHFYSRLAFRFYREIASFNCYDKQSLYAGVRDSFDWLNWLHFDKTFNVQVTGRTSSLSHTHFTALEVKNSITDLQQAVWNKRSNISLDNPDFIIHLHLNNNKAILSLQSSLESLHKRGYRPAIGYAPLKENLASGLINMTQWNGKVPLIDFMCGSGTFLIEAVNQFLGVPINIDQAYLFENWLDFRQDIYLNEKNKAKKKIINYEKLPTIIGCEINKNVFEQANLNISLAGLENYIELINNDFLELQLSCTPGIIICNPPYGKKLGDENELISLYEQMGIFLKNNFSAWEFWLLSGNPKLTKYLKMKSSLKIPVSNGGIDCRWIKYLIR from the coding sequence ATGAATGTAGTTGCATCAGCTCCAGAGGGACTAGAGAAATCTTTAGCTGAGGAAATTTCAAATTTAGGCGGCTTTAATATTAATACCTATAAAAGATTTATTAATTTTGAATGTGATTTTGAAACTTTTTATAGAGTTCATTTCTATTCCAGATTAGCTTTTCGTTTTTATAGAGAAATTGCAAGTTTTAATTGCTATGACAAGCAATCTTTATATGCGGGGGTTAGAGATTCATTTGATTGGTTAAACTGGTTGCACTTTGATAAAACGTTTAATGTTCAAGTAACTGGGAGAACATCTTCTTTAAGTCATACTCATTTCACAGCTCTTGAAGTAAAAAATTCTATAACTGATTTGCAACAGGCAGTTTGGAATAAAAGATCAAATATTTCTCTAGATAATCCTGATTTTATAATTCATCTGCATTTAAATAATAATAAAGCAATTCTCAGTCTTCAAAGCAGCTTAGAAAGCTTACACAAAAGAGGCTATAGACCCGCAATTGGGTATGCTCCATTAAAAGAAAATTTAGCTTCTGGATTGATAAATATGACTCAATGGAATGGCAAAGTTCCATTAATAGATTTTATGTGTGGTTCGGGTACTTTTTTAATTGAGGCAGTCAACCAATTCCTTGGAGTTCCCATAAATATTGATCAGGCATATCTTTTTGAAAATTGGTTAGACTTTAGGCAAGATATTTATCTTAATGAAAAAAATAAGGCAAAAAAGAAAATCATAAATTATGAAAAATTACCAACAATAATAGGGTGTGAAATTAATAAAAATGTCTTTGAGCAGGCGAATCTAAACATATCATTAGCTGGACTCGAGAATTATATTGAGCTTATAAATAATGATTTTTTAGAACTCCAATTAAGTTGCACACCTGGGATCATCATATGTAATCCTCCATACGGCAAAAAATTAGGCGATGAAAATGAATTGATTAGTTTATATGAACAAATGGGAATCTTTCTAAAGAACAATTTTTCAGCTTGGGAATTTTGGCTCCTAAGTGGAAATCCAAAACTAACAAAATATTTGAAAATGAAATCTTCATTGAAAATTCCTGTTAGTAATGGGGGGATAGATTGTAGATGGATAAAGTATTTAATTAGGTAA
- a CDS encoding phage holin family protein codes for MEKPKNKNFANTASRISAIASSVMDLHVRIALQEVDREKRRLISGGIFLAIGSTLLLLVLICIHIIFYLFLAKYNNWNIEYNLLLIIFIDLFLAGLSLKLGGKLAKGPYLPQTLEGLGKTTKAVLGKK; via the coding sequence ATGGAAAAACCAAAAAATAAAAACTTTGCAAATACGGCCTCCAGAATTTCAGCCATCGCAAGTTCAGTGATGGATTTGCATGTCAGAATAGCTCTTCAAGAAGTAGATAGAGAAAAAAGAAGATTAATTAGTGGTGGAATATTTTTAGCAATTGGCAGTACATTATTATTATTAGTACTAATTTGCATCCATATTATTTTTTATCTTTTTCTAGCGAAATATAATAACTGGAATATTGAATATAATTTATTACTCATAATATTTATCGATTTATTTCTTGCAGGCCTAAGTTTGAAGCTTGGAGGAAAATTAGCCAAAGGACCATATCTTCCTCAAACATTAGAAGGTTTAGGCAAGACAACAAAGGCCGTTTTAGGCAAAAAATAA
- a CDS encoding DUF883 C-terminal domain-containing protein, with amino-acid sequence METYHTPKEVEEKEDKSDLPEKEVILEKWLLEKIDSLIPLIKEKWPNIAQQTLEATKGSIDDLVEVIASHSGTSAIGIKSQLFEIIDSIRENNWEISEKIEPIESQLEELLEELNNTLRPKIESPIRKKPLLSIAIAAGIGLLIGSLLNSGRK; translated from the coding sequence ATGGAGACTTACCATACTCCCAAAGAAGTAGAAGAAAAAGAAGATAAATCTGATCTTCCTGAAAAAGAAGTTATCTTGGAAAAATGGTTACTTGAAAAAATTGACAGTTTAATACCTTTAATAAAAGAAAAATGGCCTAACATTGCACAACAAACCCTTGAAGCCACAAAAGGGAGTATTGATGATTTAGTTGAAGTAATAGCTAGCCATAGTGGAACCTCAGCAATTGGAATAAAAAGCCAACTATTTGAAATCATTGATTCAATAAGAGAAAACAATTGGGAAATATCAGAAAAAATTGAGCCTATTGAAAGTCAATTAGAAGAATTATTAGAAGAGCTTAACAATACACTTAGACCAAAAATAGAAAGTCCAATAAGAAAAAAACCACTATTATCTATTGCTATTGCAGCTGGTATTGGTTTACTAATAGGAAGTCTCCTAAACAGTGGCAGAAAATAA
- the smc gene encoding chromosome segregation protein SMC — MRLVHINQVEFENFKSFGGNVKIPLEEGFTVVTGPNGSGKSNILDGILFCLGLANSRGMRAERLPDLINNSKVKEGKSSETSVSVKFNIQDWSPREDLPPLELEEDEISLNKGQKEWVVSRKLRLMPGGSYASTYTSDGKQCTLQQIQRILRDISVDPEGSNVVMQGDVTRIVSMNNKERRNLIDELAGVALFDTRIEQTNAKLNDVFERQERCEILENELQSSKNKLEKECEKAKRYKELKAKLLKIRELEKVLIFEKQVKHVESIERKESEIEKKKILFNKQKESISKEILVLEDALKILVDELKEKGEDKLIKVNSDIGSINSSLRELDRISSLNKEEGIKLQKQRDEIAISKRNIESEKMRKENFDDNFLNQLNLQIDDLTSKHKLSRKKLSDAAGESGEFSKQSIKLNTELESIKNQINPLEIKKRKIEEETIQNNIQKDEILSQIECLDLEKQKLLQGNQSKKETSDTQNKNLASNSAEINSLENEIDLLIKTKSRLNNEQLRLEKDLSRLESRKEALNESRGSYALRILLEAGLEGIHGYVAQLGEVSEKNRYALEIAAGNRLGQIVVDNDHIAAKAIEILKKKKAGRLTFLPLNRIKSQKKNYAISRFENNRENGFIDKAINLITFDEVYSDVFRYVFGDTLVFSDLSSARLSTQKNRLVTLSGELLEASGAITGGSKLNKDLAYRFGINNDIDDSSPLKERLLIIEEALKESNNDLIIKNNRLSKLNSNRSQIIEDCASFNKEIEVNQDSLKVVSQRIEDCKSRLNKLDTANNLLVNELDHLKNELKPYHDKFNQLQTIQKANYEKNQKSSLIAFNDDFNNLDKKLELLIKERNTLLDKKNQFALDKERINNSLKITLLQEKNLQESIKQLAIAHSEWIEKRDEFKKELLDLDNQKNSLERDLGLLRRKRDELNSSISNKRQEYNNYLLKLEYLERDMHSLKEEMRSEKIKLENYKKDLPNPSPHFGEYEGKTLDFLQSEISIINGKLQSLEPVNMLALDELEELIERLNGLREKLEILSNERSELLLRIETVSTMRQEAFMQAFKEVDKHFREIFANLSDGDGFLQLENPNSPLEGGLTLVAHPKGKNVRRLASMSGGEKSLTALSFLFALQKYKPSPFYALDEVDSFLDGINVERLSKLISNQSSNAQFIVVSHRRPMISASERTIGVAQARGANTQVLGLPNAA; from the coding sequence TTGAGATTGGTACATATCAATCAGGTCGAGTTTGAAAATTTTAAATCTTTTGGGGGAAATGTAAAAATTCCTCTTGAAGAAGGTTTCACAGTGGTTACAGGCCCTAACGGTTCTGGGAAAAGTAATATTTTAGATGGAATTTTATTCTGTTTAGGTCTAGCTAATAGTAGAGGGATGAGGGCTGAAAGATTACCAGATCTAATAAATAACTCCAAAGTTAAAGAGGGTAAGTCATCAGAAACATCTGTATCAGTAAAATTTAATATTCAAGATTGGTCTCCCAGAGAGGATCTTCCGCCTTTGGAACTAGAAGAAGATGAAATTTCCCTTAATAAAGGTCAAAAAGAATGGGTAGTTTCTAGAAAATTAAGGCTTATGCCAGGTGGTTCTTATGCTTCTACTTATACTTCTGATGGCAAACAATGTACCTTGCAACAAATACAGAGAATATTAAGAGATATTAGTGTTGATCCTGAGGGCAGCAATGTTGTTATGCAGGGTGATGTAACAAGAATAGTATCAATGAATAATAAGGAGAGGAGAAATCTTATTGATGAATTAGCAGGAGTCGCACTTTTTGATACAAGAATAGAACAAACTAATGCAAAATTAAATGACGTTTTCGAAAGACAAGAAAGATGTGAAATTTTAGAAAATGAATTGCAATCTAGTAAAAATAAGCTTGAAAAAGAATGTGAAAAAGCAAAGCGATATAAAGAGTTAAAGGCAAAACTATTAAAAATAAGGGAATTAGAGAAAGTTCTTATTTTTGAAAAACAAGTTAAACATGTTGAATCTATAGAAAGAAAAGAAAGTGAAATTGAAAAAAAGAAAATTTTATTTAATAAACAAAAAGAATCTATTAGTAAAGAAATATTAGTCTTAGAAGATGCTTTGAAAATACTTGTTGATGAGCTTAAGGAGAAAGGCGAGGATAAATTGATTAAAGTGAATTCTGATATTGGAAGTATTAATTCTAGCTTGAGAGAACTTGATAGGATATCAAGTCTGAATAAAGAAGAAGGTATTAAATTACAAAAGCAGAGAGATGAAATTGCAATTTCTAAAAGAAATATTGAGTCAGAAAAGATGAGAAAAGAAAATTTCGATGATAATTTTTTAAATCAATTGAACTTGCAAATTGATGATCTCACTTCAAAACACAAACTATCCAGAAAAAAACTTTCTGATGCTGCTGGAGAATCTGGAGAATTCTCAAAACAAAGTATCAAATTAAATACTGAGCTTGAAAGTATAAAAAATCAAATTAATCCTTTGGAAATAAAAAAAAGGAAAATTGAAGAAGAAACTATCCAAAATAATATACAAAAAGATGAGATATTGTCACAGATCGAATGCTTAGACTTAGAAAAGCAGAAACTTTTGCAGGGAAATCAAAGTAAAAAAGAGACATCCGATACACAGAATAAAAACTTGGCAAGTAACAGCGCAGAAATTAATTCTTTAGAAAATGAAATCGATTTATTAATTAAAACTAAATCAAGGCTAAATAACGAGCAATTAAGGCTTGAAAAGGATTTATCTAGATTGGAAAGCAGGAAGGAAGCTTTAAACGAATCTAGAGGTTCATATGCCCTCAGAATTCTCTTAGAGGCAGGGTTAGAGGGTATACATGGTTATGTAGCTCAACTTGGAGAGGTCAGTGAGAAAAATAGATATGCATTAGAAATTGCTGCTGGAAATAGGTTAGGACAAATTGTTGTTGATAATGATCATATTGCTGCTAAAGCAATAGAAATTCTTAAAAAGAAGAAAGCGGGAAGATTAACTTTTTTACCTTTAAATAGAATTAAAAGTCAAAAAAAGAATTATGCAATTTCAAGATTTGAAAATAACAGGGAGAATGGATTTATTGATAAAGCTATTAATCTAATTACTTTTGATGAAGTCTATTCAGATGTTTTTCGATATGTTTTTGGAGATACTTTGGTTTTTTCAGACTTATCCTCAGCTAGGTTATCTACACAAAAAAATAGGTTGGTCACCTTAAGTGGTGAATTACTAGAAGCAAGTGGTGCTATTACAGGAGGTAGCAAGTTAAATAAAGATTTGGCTTATAGGTTTGGAATTAATAATGATATTGATGATTCTAGTCCTCTAAAAGAAAGATTATTAATTATCGAAGAAGCTTTAAAAGAGTCAAATAATGATTTGATAATAAAAAATAATAGACTTAGTAAATTAAATTCTAACCGCAGTCAAATTATTGAGGATTGTGCCTCATTTAATAAAGAAATTGAAGTAAATCAAGATTCCCTTAAAGTTGTCTCGCAAAGAATTGAGGATTGTAAATCGAGATTAAATAAACTTGATACTGCTAATAATTTATTAGTTAACGAGTTAGATCATTTAAAAAATGAATTGAAGCCTTATCACGATAAGTTTAATCAACTACAAACCATTCAAAAGGCAAATTATGAAAAAAATCAAAAATCATCATTAATAGCTTTTAATGACGATTTTAATAATCTTGATAAAAAACTTGAATTACTTATTAAGGAGAGAAATACATTACTAGATAAAAAGAATCAATTTGCTTTAGATAAAGAGCGTATCAATAATTCATTAAAAATTACTTTACTACAAGAAAAAAACTTGCAGGAATCTATTAAACAACTCGCAATTGCTCATAGTGAATGGATAGAAAAAAGAGATGAATTTAAAAAAGAGCTTTTAGATCTCGATAATCAAAAAAATTCTCTAGAAAGGGATTTAGGTTTATTGAGAAGGAAAAGAGATGAATTAAACTCTTCAATTTCAAATAAAAGGCAAGAATATAATAACTATCTGTTGAAGCTTGAATATCTTGAAAGGGATATGCATTCTCTTAAAGAAGAGATGAGGAGCGAGAAAATAAAATTAGAAAATTATAAAAAAGATCTACCTAATCCTTCGCCGCATTTTGGAGAATATGAAGGAAAAACTCTTGATTTTTTGCAATCAGAAATCTCGATCATAAATGGAAAACTACAAAGCTTAGAACCTGTGAATATGTTGGCTCTTGATGAATTAGAAGAATTAATTGAGAGATTAAATGGTTTGCGAGAAAAATTGGAAATTTTATCTAATGAAAGATCTGAATTATTGCTGAGAATAGAAACTGTATCGACGATGCGTCAAGAGGCTTTTATGCAAGCATTTAAAGAAGTTGATAAACACTTTAGAGAAATTTTTGCCAATTTATCTGACGGAGATGGTTTTCTTCAACTTGAAAATCCTAATTCTCCTTTAGAAGGAGGATTAACTTTAGTGGCTCATCCTAAGGGAAAAAATGTCAGAAGATTAGCCTCTATGTCAGGTGGTGAAAAATCATTAACTGCTTTAAGTTTTTTATTTGCTTTGCAGAAGTATAAACCTTCACCTTTTTATGCATTAGATGAGGTTGATAGTTTCTTAGATGGCATAAATGTTGAAAGGTTGTCAAAATTAATATCTAATCAGTCATCAAATGCTCAATTTATAGTCGTAAGTCATAGAAGGCCTATGATTAGTGCGTCTGAACGCACAATTGGTGTTGCGCAAGCAAGAGGTGCTAATACTCAAGTTCTTGGGTTACCAAATGCTGCATAA
- a CDS encoding PRC-barrel domain-containing protein, translating into MSLSNTSANKNSPNSVPSERLWLRSELMGTQVITTDTGRRLGVVGEVVVDIDRREVVALGLRDNPLTRFLPGLPKWMPLESIKQVGDVILVDSLDSLSESFSPERYGKVINCQVITESGQLLGRVLGFSFDIETGDLISLVMGAVGVPLLGEGVLSTWEIPVEEIVSSGTDRIIVYEGAEDKLKQLSSGLLEKLGVGGSSWDEREANGYSANLVPVENQLLSGSESEQQNTLVEEYEEVVKQDDYEDDYEDDYEDELEYVEIKDPSEEMNNRKKLYMDNDYSDQIENQNSINPIEENNNIDLKQKKQSSTNLASKRPIQNSTETLDIEPLDEKNLVQDNKKSKKFEIDDPW; encoded by the coding sequence ATGAGTTTGTCTAACACATCTGCTAATAAGAATAGCCCTAACTCGGTTCCTAGTGAACGTTTATGGTTAAGGTCAGAATTAATGGGAACGCAAGTTATAACTACTGATACTGGTAGGCGTTTAGGCGTAGTTGGGGAAGTTGTTGTTGATATCGATAGAAGAGAAGTGGTCGCTTTGGGACTAAGAGATAATCCACTCACAAGATTTTTACCAGGGTTGCCAAAATGGATGCCTTTAGAAAGTATAAAGCAAGTTGGAGATGTCATATTAGTTGACTCCCTAGATTCTTTGAGTGAAAGTTTTTCTCCAGAAAGATATGGGAAAGTAATTAATTGTCAGGTTATTACAGAATCTGGACAACTTTTAGGGAGAGTTCTTGGCTTTTCTTTTGATATTGAGACTGGGGATTTGATTTCTCTTGTTATGGGTGCTGTTGGTGTTCCACTTTTAGGTGAGGGAGTTTTAAGTACTTGGGAAATTCCTGTTGAGGAAATCGTAAGTAGTGGTACTGATAGGATTATTGTTTATGAAGGCGCTGAAGATAAATTGAAGCAACTTAGTAGTGGTTTACTTGAGAAACTTGGAGTAGGGGGTTCTTCATGGGATGAAAGGGAAGCAAATGGATACTCAGCAAATCTTGTACCTGTAGAGAATCAGTTACTTTCAGGTTCGGAATCAGAACAGCAAAACACTTTGGTAGAGGAATATGAAGAAGTTGTTAAACAAGATGATTATGAAGATGATTATGAAGATGATTATGAAGATGAACTTGAATATGTTGAAATAAAGGACCCTTCAGAGGAAATGAATAACAGAAAAAAGCTTTATATGGATAATGATTATTCTGATCAGATTGAGAATCAAAATAGTATTAATCCAATAGAAGAAAACAACAATATTGATTTAAAGCAAAAGAAACAATCAAGTACTAATTTAGCTTCGAAAAGACCAATTCAAAATTCAACTGAAACTTTAGATATTGAACCACTAGATGAAAAAAATTTAGTTCAAGATAATAAAAAATCAAAAAAGTTTGAAATTGATGATCCTTGGTAA
- a CDS encoding glycosyl transferase, translating to MKKNPVAVVIVSNGPGELTTWVNPVVDELNKINKSLCGNDKLNFTLRLVLVPCPNATGKEFLVANSWNKFELITKAKSFWKLLIKPHSFANWPKKGVVIFLGGDQFWSILLSKRLGYLNITYAEWVSRWPQWTNEIAAMNVKVKELIPKRYKYKCKVIGDLMADIKIDSEISLRNKEKHYIALFPGSKKAKLSIGIPFFLEVADHIAEKNQNINFIIPIAPTTDKSEYLFFQSNKNPITKYYSSKIKTIQNFKDSRFDYVIETSKNTKIYLIKKHPCYEILKECDLAITTVGANTAELAAITLPMLVVLPTQHLNVMNAWDGIFGVIGKISFINRCLTFIIKNFYLKKKKFFAWPNIKAKKLIVPERIGNISPRKVAREALFLIKNKDQLKSIRDNLHKERGDIGAAKKLASIIFSSIKKL from the coding sequence ATGAAAAAAAATCCAGTTGCAGTTGTTATAGTTTCCAATGGTCCTGGTGAATTAACTACATGGGTAAATCCTGTAGTGGATGAGCTTAACAAAATAAATAAATCACTATGTGGTAACGATAAACTTAATTTCACTCTGAGGTTAGTCCTAGTTCCTTGCCCAAATGCAACTGGTAAAGAATTTTTAGTTGCAAATTCATGGAATAAATTCGAATTAATTACAAAAGCCAAAAGTTTTTGGAAATTATTAATCAAGCCACATTCTTTTGCGAATTGGCCAAAAAAAGGGGTAGTTATTTTCCTTGGTGGGGATCAATTTTGGAGCATTTTATTATCTAAAAGATTGGGTTATTTAAATATCACATATGCTGAATGGGTTTCGCGTTGGCCGCAATGGACCAACGAAATTGCTGCTATGAATGTAAAAGTAAAAGAGTTAATACCTAAAAGATATAAATATAAATGTAAAGTCATTGGCGATTTGATGGCAGATATCAAAATTGATAGTGAAATATCATTAAGAAATAAAGAAAAACACTATATTGCATTGTTTCCTGGTTCTAAAAAAGCAAAACTTTCTATTGGAATTCCTTTCTTCTTAGAAGTTGCAGATCATATTGCTGAAAAAAATCAAAATATAAATTTTATAATCCCCATTGCCCCAACTACTGATAAAAGTGAATATTTATTTTTTCAAAGCAACAAAAATCCAATTACTAAATATTACTCATCAAAAATCAAAACAATTCAAAACTTCAAAGACTCTCGTTTTGATTATGTAATTGAAACATCAAAAAATACAAAAATTTATCTAATCAAGAAACACCCTTGCTATGAAATATTAAAAGAATGTGATCTTGCAATTACAACTGTAGGAGCAAATACTGCAGAATTAGCAGCAATTACTCTTCCAATGTTAGTTGTTCTACCAACTCAACATTTAAATGTGATGAATGCATGGGATGGAATTTTTGGAGTAATTGGAAAAATTTCATTTATAAATAGATGCCTAACTTTTATAATTAAAAATTTTTATCTTAAAAAAAAGAAGTTTTTTGCTTGGCCAAATATTAAAGCTAAAAAATTGATTGTCCCTGAAAGGATAGGTAATATTTCCCCTAGAAAAGTTGCAAGAGAAGCATTATTTCTTATTAAAAATAAAGATCAATTAAAAAGTATTAGGGATAATCTACACAAAGAAAGAGGCGATATAGGTGCTGCAAAAAAACTTGCTTCTATAATTTTTAGTTCAATAAAAAAACTTTAG